From a single Anomaloglossus baeobatrachus isolate aAnoBae1 chromosome 8, aAnoBae1.hap1, whole genome shotgun sequence genomic region:
- the CDHR4 gene encoding cadherin-related family member 4, which yields MGCVSLVLQVAALCFIRSVCSQVEFPDLPKIATVPESSAPGALVSSFPLVNCSSSNPTVTISGVSPSANYFNTPTQTKAGTDAYNLEITLSSSAALNAAVVNEYVLEITAECGNETTVGHLFVRIIDDIPEPQCDPQFSSQAGDTVQVYSNVPAASTLYTVVLRQPKNTPVTYKITQPTPSPFTISTSGNVFAPASGFSNKAATYQLQIMVTDSLGNTCNGTLTIRVLPVYNNPVNFTVSSVSVPIKENGGPNYVVTTVKAQGSNVLYEMITPSAAFYIESVSGTIRTTYNLDLDKNPSLATTALQVLAYDRYQRSNSATITVTVTVLDVNDNAPQCSPAIVVNVYPQTQPVLFTIVDFTCTDPDYNSTALSYSIVPDSNSLYSFRMQGSSLQINTTLNYDSYQMASVNFQYTASVVVTDNGTPKLSTTIPVLITVTAVNNYDPVCLGPSFFSVNENAPFGTVVGQINATDADYPFNNVQFSIEGGPNPPIFYVIPRTGEIKLLGPLDFETTTSYSLKMKVVDLNNDIDPDPMKQRTTYCTITISVSDYNDNPPVCDPPVYFNTIYSTLLTTSSFRTLSCSDKDVTSVLSYAIVGGNVNSRFWNNGPNLLHNSFSFNPDGLMDPQTYELLVQVTDSTVPPIFSTTATVFITVIPWTTTVPTTTTTTPTPEKQTRIVNKTLEYWQPDAWFIVVLTVTGLLLLSAIALLTWALCTRSPLCAQGTKELTQPLLPDSSVTNKEAAAEPPKQPPPPKEKKDITPVSPLSMQFDGRAQDPVSGREYLFNSHTGERRWL from the exons ATGGGGTGTGTAAGCCTGGTGCTGCAGGTCGCTGCCCTCTGCTTCATCCGCTCTGTCTGCAGCCAGG TGGAGTTTCCTGATCTCCCGAAAATAGCGACCGTGCCTGAGAGCTCTGCCCCTGGTGCATTAGTCTCCAGCTTCCCTCTAGTCAACTGCAGCAGCAGCAATCCGACCGTCACCATTAGCGGAGTCTCCCCCTCCGCCAACTACTTCAACACCCCGACACAGACGAAAGCTGGGACTGATGCATACAACCTAGAG ATCACTCTCAGCAGCTCGGCAGCTCTAAACGCAGCTGTGGTGAATGAGTATGTACTGGAGATCACGGCGGAGTGCGGCAATGAGACCACCGTCGGTCACCTCTTTGTCCGGATCATTGATGACATCCCAGAACCGCAGTGTGATCCACAGTTCTCCAGCCAAG CCGGAGACACGGTGCAGGTGTATTCCAATGTTCCTGCCGCCAGCACCTTATACACCGTCGTTTTACGTCAGCCAAAGAACACTCCGGTGACG TATAAGATAACGCAGCCCACTCCGTCACCATTCACCATTTCTACCAGCGGAAATGTCTTTGCCCCGGCCTCAGGATTCAGCAATAAGGCGGCA ACCTACCAGCTGCAGATCATGGTGACCGACAGCCTGGGGAACACGTGTAATGGGACGCTCACCATCAGAGTGCTCCCCGTCTACAACAACCCTGTCAACTTCAC GGTTTCATCTGTATCTGTCCCCATCAAGGAGAATGGTGGACCCAACTATGTAGTGACCACAGTGAAGGCGCAGGGCAGCAACGTCCTGTACGAGATGATAACTCCTAGCGCTGCCTTCTACATTGAGTCAG TATCCGGAACTATCAGGACAACCTACAACCTGGATTTGGACAAGAACCCCTCCCTGGCCACCACCGCCCTGCAGGTCCTAGCCTACGACCGCTACCAGAGAAGCAACAGCGCCACCATAACCGTAACAGTCACCGTGCTGGACGTCAACGACAATGCACCGCAATGCAGCCCGGCAATCGTTGT GAACGTGTATCCCCAAACCCAGCCCGTCTTGTTCACAATTGTGGATTTTACCTGCACAGATCCGGATTATAACAGCACCGCGCTCAGCTACTCAATCGTCCCTGATTCCAACTCCCTGTACTCCTTCCGCATGCAGGGATCCTCACTCCAG ATTAATACCACTCTGAACTACGACTCCTATCAGATGGCGAGTGTTAACTTCCAGTACACGGCCTCGGTGGTGGTGACGGACAACGGGACGCCTAAGCTGAGCA CCACTATTCCGGTTTTAATCACGGTCACTGCAGTTAATAATTACGACCCTGTCTGTCTCGGGCCATCCTTCTTTTCCGTTAATGAGAACGCCCCGTTTGGGACAGTTGTGGGACAGATAAACGCCACCGACGCCGACTACCCATTCAACAATGTGCAGTTCTCCATCGAAGGGGGTCCAAATCCCCCCATCTTCTATGTCATCCCCAGAACTG GGGAGATTAAGCTGCTCGGACCCCTGGACTTTGAGACCACAACCAGCTACTCCCTGAAGATGAAAGTGGTTGACCTCAATAACGATATTGACCCAGATCCTATGAAGCAAAGGACGACTTACTGCACCATCACAATCAGCGTATCG GACTATAATGACAACCCACCAGTCTGCGATCCACCGGTCTATTTCAATACGATCTACTCCACACTGTTGACTACTTCTTCTTTCCGGACGTTAAGCTGCAGCGACAAAGATGTGACGTCTGTGCTGTCCTACGCCATTGTGGGAG GTAACGTTAACAGCCGCTTTTGGAATAATGGCCCCAATTTGCTGCATAACAGCTTCTCATTTAACCCGGATGGTCTGATGGATCCGCAGACTTATGAGCTGCTCGTTCAGGTGACGGACAGTACAGTCCCTCCGATATTCAGCACCACAGCGACTGTGTTCATAACAGTCATCCCCTGGACTACGACAGTGCCGACAACCACCACGACCACTCCG ACACCAGAGAAGCAAACGAGAATCGTCAATAAGACCCTAGAATACTGGCAGCCGGACGCCTGGTTCATAGTGGTCCTGACAGTCACTGGccttctcctcctgtctgccaTTGCATTACTGACATGGGCGCTGTGTACTAG ATCCCCGCTCTGTGCACAAGGCACCAAGGAGTTAACCCAGCCGCTTCTACCAGACAG CTCAGTTACAAATAAGGAAGCAGCTGCTGAACCCCCAAAACAGCCGCCACCTCCCAAGGAGAAGAAGGACATCACCCCCGTGAGCCCTCTGAGCATG CAATTTGATGGTCGAGCCCAAGATCCAG TTTCTGGTCGTGAATATCTGTTTAACAGCCACACGGGGGAAAGACGCTGGTTATGA